ATCACGGCCGAGCTGGCGTGACAGTCCTGCCGCGGTATGTCGGAGGCGTCCAGCTCGGTAGCCAGCCGGGTCGCTTGCCGGACTCCCTCCAGTACTGGAGGGTCCTGGTCTGTGAGCAGGGCCTGACGCTCGTCGGGCGAAAGCGAGGGCCACAAGCGAGCAGAGTGTGGGCGCAGAGCAGGGCTTTCGTGGCCGAGAAGCCCGCGAAGGAATCTTTCCGGAACCTGCTGTGAGTTGAACAGCTCCGTGCAGAACTCCTCAGCGGTGAGGAAGTCGTTCCCGTACACGTCGTCCTGGAGCAGGAGTGTCTCGAGCGCATCGTCGGGCAACGGCTTCGGGGGCGTCGATCCGCGGCGTGGCCCCACGGCCAGAGTCCGGGTGCGCCAACACCGCCGCGACGACCTCGCTCGGCAATGGCCGCTGTTCACACAGAACTGCCCAAGCCGGCGTACGACGGCGCGGCCGCGTTGGCGGCCACGCCACGGATCCACGACTCGGCAAGGGAAGAGGACGTCGCCACCCGACCATGGTCTCAGTGGCCCGCCCACTCCCACATCGACCCCTACAACAGCGCCGTGTCCCCATGCGCACACGACGGCAGGTAGTACGTGCTCCCCGCGAACGAGGCGTTGTACCCGCCCAGCAACACCCCGACCGAGTCCAGCAGCCCCGGCGCCGTATTGCACGTCGCTCGCCCGCTGCTGTCCGTCTTGGCGCTGCACAGGAACTCGCCGCTGTCGTCCGTGAACGTGATCTTCTGCCCGACCACCGGCACCCCGTTGCTCGTCAGCGTCGCGTTCAGGCCGGCATCGCCCAGTGGCAGCAGCGTCAGCACCGCTGTGCCGGCGGTCAGTTTCGTCGGCAGGGGCTTGATCATCGACACCGCCAGGAACACCGGGTTCGTGCCGACGCCGATGGTGGCCGTCAGTGCGTCGGTGGCCAGGTTCACCGCCGACACGCTCGCCGCGCCGAAGTCGGCGACGTAGGCCGCGCCGCCGGTGGGCGCCACGGCCAGGGCGATGCCGTGCGGGGCCGCGCCGACGCTGAAGGTCGAGGTCATCGTCTCGGTCGCGGTGGTGACCACCGAGACCGTGCCGGAGCCGGCGTCGGTGACGTACACGGTGGAGCCGTCCGGGGTCACGGCGGCGCTGTGCGGGTTGGCGCCGACCTGCACCGTCGTGGAGACGGTGTCGGTCGCGGTGTCGATCACCGAGATCTGGCCGCTGCCGTAGTCGGGGACGTAGACGTGGGCGCCGTCGGGGGAGACCGCCAGGCCGACCGGGGTCTGGCCGACCGGGACCGCGGTGAGGACGGTGTCCGTGGCCGCGTCGATGACGGTGACCGAGGAGCCGCCGGTGTCGGCCGCGTAGACCCGCGAGCCGTCGGGGGACACGGCCAGGCCCTCGGCGCCGGGGCCGGCGGCGACGGTCGCCAGGACGGTGTCCGAGGTGGTGTCGATGACCGAGACGGTGCCGGCGATGTCGTCGCCGACGTACAGCCGGGTGCCGTCGGGGGACAGGGCCGCGGACTGCGGCTGGCGGCCGACCGGGATGGTGGCCACGACCGCCGGCCCCGACGCGGCCTGGGTGTCGATGACCGACACCGCGTTCGAGCCGGAGTCGGTGACGTACACCCGGTGGCCGTCGGCGGAGGCGGCGATGCCGGTGGGGGCGGTGCCGACCGGGACGGTGGCGACGACTGTCCGGCTCGCGGTGTCGATGACCGAGACCGTGTTCGACGCCGCGTTCGCGACGTAGACGTAGGTCCCCGGCGGCAGGGGTGCGCCGGCTGCCTGGGTGGGGCTCGCGGTCAGGGCCGGCACGGCCAGCAGGCTGACGGCGAGCGCGGCGCCGGCACGGCGGGGGTGGGGGGTCACGCGGGCTCCTTCGGGTGGGCGGGGCGGGCTGAGCGTAGGCGCGAGGTGACTCAACGCTCTGTTTTACCGCGCCCCGGGCCCGGATTCGAGGGGTCGGGCGCACGGGCAGGGAAAGCCCTGCGCCGACTTCCGCAAGAAGTCCGTACGGGCACTGACGAACTGTTGTTCCTCAGATGCCTGATACCTACTCGTCGTCGACGCCCCGTACCCGCGTGAGCGCCAGCACGCTCCCGGCGAGTCCGATGAGGATGACCGCGATCGCGACGCTCACCCCGCCGGCGCCGGTCCAGTACACGTCCTTCAACTCGATCAGCAGCGCCGCCTCGTCCACCACCAGCGCCAGCCCGATCCCGAACAGCAGCCCCATCCACGCGTGCCACTGCGGCGACCGCTCGACCACCCCGGCGGCCCCCACGCATATCAGGATCAGGATTCCCCACAGATAGTGGTGGATGTGCACGCCGCCGGCCGTGATGTTCCCGAAGCCGCGCACATGCACATGGATGGCCCAGGTCAGCAGGCGGAGCCCGCCGAACATGACGGTGAACGACCACCAGGCGAGCACGAGTCCGCGGCGGGTGGGGTGCACGTCCTTCAGGGTTCTGATGCGCGCCATCAGCGTCCTTCGTCCGTGAGCGTGAGGTGTTACCGCTCAGTCAAGCAGCATCAGGTCCTCGGGTACATCGATGTCGGCCAGCGATCCCCGGCAGGGCACGGCCAGCACCTCGCGCCGCGCCAGGAAGTCCCGCGCGCCCCGGTCGCCCACGGCCGCGGCCGACGCCTCGGGCCAGTGCCGCGCCGCGATGAGGACCGGATGGCCGCGCCGGCCCTGATACGTCGCGGCGGCGACTTCCGCGCCGGAGGCGATGACCGCGCCGACCGCCTCGGCCGTGACGAAAGGCTGATCCACCAACAGGATCACGGCCGCGTCGCACGAGTCCGGCACCGCCGCCAACCCCGCGCGCAACGACGATCCCATGCCGCTCGCCCAATCCTGGTTCACCGCGACGACGCAATCGGTCAAGTCTGCTCGACGCTGTACCTCGGGGGCCTGCGCGCCGAGCACCACGACCACCGACCGGCAGCCGCCGGCGCGCGCCGTCCGAACCGCGCGCTCGACCAGCAGCTCGCCGCCATGGGTCAGCAGCGCTTTCGGGCGCCCGCCGAGCCGCCGCCCGCCGCCGGCCGCCAGAATCACTGCGGCGATTTGAGCTTCCAGGGCTTCTACGGCTTCTACGGCTTCTACGGCTTCCACGGATTCCACGGATTCCACGGCGTCTATCGCAGCCGAAGCGCCAGGAACAGATCCACCTGCGTCTCCAGTTCGGCCAGGCTCCGTCCCGTCAGCTCCTCGATCCGGGCGATCCGGTATCGCAAAGTATTGACATGGACGTGCATCTGCTCGGCGCACCGCGTCCAGGACGTGGAGCACGCCAGGAAAGCCTCCAGCGTCGCCTCCAGATCCGACCGGTGCAGCGCGTCGTAGGCCCGCAACGGCCCCAGCAGCCGGTCCCGGTAGGCCACCCGCACATCCTCCGGCAGCCCCGACAGCAGCAGCACGTGCGAGGCCAGCTCCTCATGCCCGATGACGCTCACCTGGTCGCTGCCGGCGCGCCCGATCCGCAGCGCGTGCCGGGCCTCCTCGACGGTGGCCCGCAGCCCAGCCGCGCGCCGGCTGCCCACGCCGATCGCCAGCCGTCCCCGGCCGAGCCCCGCGGTCATGCCGGCGAGCAGGGTGCGCAGCTGCCCGGCCACGTCCGGCGGGGGATGGGGGACCAGGGCCACGGCGTGGTCGTCGAACTCGGCGACCGGGACGTCGTGGTCGGTCGCCCCCTCGTGTGCCTCGCGCGGGTGTACCCCCGCGGCGGCGTCCTCCAGCAGGGCCCGCAGGATCGCTCCGGACTGGCCCGCGGGGCCGGCCAGCGCCACCGCCTGCACCTCGGTGTCCGATCCGGCGCCGACCAGGTCGGCGCGGGCCGCTATCTCGGCGGCGCCGCCGTCCTCGGCGACCAGGCGCACCAGTTCGGCGCCGAGCTGGCGCAGCGGTTCGCGGCGCGCGGCCAGCCGTTCGCGCTCGATCGCCAGCACCGCGGCGGCTTTGGTGGCCAGGGCCTGGCGCCGGGGGTCCCAGCGTTCGTAGTCGCCGTCGAAGATCAGGTACCAGTCGGTCAGCGGTGAGCCGGAGCTGA
This region of Catenulispora sp. GP43 genomic DNA includes:
- a CDS encoding NTP transferase domain-containing protein, with amino-acid sequence MESVEAVEAVEAVEALEAQIAAVILAAGGGRRLGGRPKALLTHGGELLVERAVRTARAGGCRSVVVVLGAQAPEVQRRADLTDCVVAVNQDWASGMGSSLRAGLAAVPDSCDAAVILLVDQPFVTAEAVGAVIASGAEVAAATYQGRRGHPVLIAARHWPEASAAAVGDRGARDFLARREVLAVPCRGSLADIDVPEDLMLLD
- a CDS encoding PucR family transcriptional regulator ligand-binding domain-containing protein codes for the protein MRLRQLLETPMPGLELLAGTDALLEREISWVATTDLLDPGRYLNGGELVLTGLIWRREPRDSERFARAVAEAGAAAVAAGDASGAPIPRDLIRACRAHRTPLFRVPTELAFATLTEHLARQLSAERAADIGSILERHGRLASASAAGTALAPILDLLAHDLGMPCWVLTPAGRPVAASHEPMKPSEAEATVRETLRAGQLPARIRRRSVFAISSGSPLTDWYLIFDGDYERWDPRRQALATKAAAVLAIERERLAARREPLRQLGAELVRLVAEDGGAAEIAARADLVGAGSDTEVQAVALAGPAGQSGAILRALLEDAAAGVHPREAHEGATDHDVPVAEFDDHAVALVPHPPPDVAGQLRTLLAGMTAGLGRGRLAIGVGSRRAAGLRATVEEARHALRIGRAGSDQVSVIGHEELASHVLLLSGLPEDVRVAYRDRLLGPLRAYDALHRSDLEATLEAFLACSTSWTRCAEQMHVHVNTLRYRIARIEELTGRSLAELETQVDLFLALRLR
- a CDS encoding beta-propeller fold lactonase family protein — translated: MTPHPRRAGAALAVSLLAVPALTASPTQAAGAPLPPGTYVYVANAASNTVSVIDTASRTVVATVPVGTAPTGIAASADGHRVYVTDSGSNAVSVIDTQAASGPAVVATIPVGRQPQSAALSPDGTRLYVGDDIAGTVSVIDTTSDTVLATVAAGPGAEGLAVSPDGSRVYAADTGGSSVTVIDAATDTVLTAVPVGQTPVGLAVSPDGAHVYVPDYGSGQISVIDTATDTVSTTVQVGANPHSAAVTPDGSTVYVTDAGSGTVSVVTTATETMTSTFSVGAAPHGIALAVAPTGGAAYVADFGAASVSAVNLATDALTATIGVGTNPVFLAVSMIKPLPTKLTAGTAVLTLLPLGDAGLNATLTSNGVPVVGQKITFTDDSGEFLCSAKTDSSGRATCNTAPGLLDSVGVLLGGYNASFAGSTYYLPSCAHGDTALL